The following coding sequences are from one Eleginops maclovinus isolate JMC-PN-2008 ecotype Puerto Natales chromosome 13, JC_Emac_rtc_rv5, whole genome shotgun sequence window:
- the dnajc8 gene encoding dnaJ homolog subfamily C member 8, which yields MAAAGGESSTTNVSEELFQNFYTEVKQIEKRDSVLTNKQQIDRLLRPGSSYFNLNPFEVLQIDPEATDDELKKRFRALSILVHPDKNQDDPDRSQKAFEAVDKAYKLLLEPDQRKRALDVIHAGQEYVEHFVKEKKKQLKKDGKSLDLEEDNPEVFKQAVYKQTMKLFAELEIKRKEREAKDMHERKRAREEEIEAADKVKRDREWQKNFEETRDGRVDSWRTFQAKGKKSKEKKPRSFLKPPKVKMEQRE from the exons ATGGCGGCCGCCGGAGGAGAATCTTCTACCACGAATGTTTCGGAGGAATTATTTCAAAACTTTTACACGGAG GTGAAGCAGATAGAGAAGAGAGACTCTGTGTTGACCAACAAGCAGCAGATTGACAGACTGCTCAGACCTGGCTCATCCTACTTCAATCTCAATCCCTTTGAG GTGCTCCAAATTGATCCCGAGGCAACAGATGATGAATTGAAGAAAAGATTTCGAGCG TTATCCATCTTGGTCCATCCAGACAAAAATCAGGATGATCCAGACAGATCGCAGAAAGCCTTTGAAG CCGTGGACAAGGCGTACAAGCTCCTCCTGGAACCAGATCAGAGGAAGAGAGCCTTGGACGTGATCCACGCAGGACAGGAATATGTGGAGCATTTT gtaaaagagaaaaagaaacagctgAAGAAGGACGGGAAGTCGTTGGATTTGGAAGAGGACAACCCTGAAGTG TTCAAGCAAGCCGTGTACAAACAGACCATGAAGCTGTTTGCAGAGCTCGAAATcaagaggaaggaaagggaagCAAAGGACATGCATGAAAG AAAAAGGGCAAGGGAGGAAGAAATCGAGGCAGCAGATAAAGTAAAGCGGGATCGAGAATGGCAGAAAAACTTTGAG GAAACAAGAGATGGGCGAGTGGACAGTTGGAGGACCTTCCAGGCTAAAGGAAAAAAGAGCAAGGAGAAAAAGCCCCGGTCCTTCCTCAAACCTCCGAAGGTCAAGATGGAACAGAGGGAATGA
- the clk2a gene encoding dual specificity protein kinase CLK2 — protein sequence MPHTRRYSSSDRDSRSSYQDRYRDRDKGRRHRHRRSPSFSSSSDRDRDRDRDRDRDRRGRGHRQEGSFVRSRSRSYDNRSTEHRPFDRRYCDGYRRLDPSRDHDREREPHGAAESYYPRDFTPNMYDYRRGREREREREESYRRKGSRRKHKRRRRRTRSYSPSSSRSDSRTRALSVRDDEEGHLICRSGDVLQERYEIVSTLGEGTFGRVMQCIDHRRGGAAVALKIIKNVEKYKEAARLEINVLEKINEKDPDNKFLCVQMYDWFDYHGHMCISFELLALSTFDFLKENNYLPYSIGQVRHMAYQLCLSVKFLHDNKLTHTDLKPENILFVNSDFTMSFNVEKKREERTVKSTAVRVVDFGSATFDHEHHSTIVSTRHYRAPEVILELGWSHPCDVWSIGCILFEYYLGFTLFQTHDNREHLSMMERILGPVPSRMIRKTRKQKYFYRGRLDWDESSSAGKYVRENCKPLRRYLLSEAEEHHQLFDLIESMLEYEPTKRLALADSLKHPFFENGSVGEAGSSKSWEGNRDISR from the exons ATGCCTCACACGAGACGATACTCGTCTTCGGACCGAGACAGTCGAAGCAGCTACCAAGACcgctacagagacagagacaaagggCGAAGACACCGGCACAGAAGATCGCCGTCTTTCTCCTCCAGCAGtgacagagacagggacaggGACCGGGACCGAGACCGAGACCGAAGGGGACGGGGACACCGACAGGAAGGAAGCTTTGTACGCTCAAGGAG TCGTAGCTATGACAATCGTTCTACGGAGCACCGGCCATTTGACAGAAGATACTGCGACGGATACAGGCGCTTGGATCCGAGCCGAGACCACGACAGAGAAAGGGAGCCACATGGAGCAGCTGAAAGTTATTACCCACGCGATTTCACCCCAAACATGTATGACTACCGACGTGGCCGCGAGAGGGAGCGCGAACGGGAAGAGTCGTACCGACGGAAAGGCAGCAGGCGTAAGCACAAACGAAGGCGGCGTAGAACCAGGTCCTATAGCCCATCCTCCTCG CGGAGCGACAGCCGGACGCGGGCACTGAGTGTGAGGGACGACGAGGAAGGGCACCTGATCTGTCGGAGTGGGGACGTCCTACAAGAGAGAT aTGAGATTGTCAGCACTTTGGGGGAAGGCACCTTCGGGAGGGTGATGCAGTGCATTGACCACCGCAG gggaGGAGCCGCTGTTGCTCTGAAGATTAtcaaaaatgtagaaaagtaCAAGGAAGCAGCTCGCCTGGAAATAAATGTTCTAGAGAAGATCAATGAAAAGGACCCTGATAACAAATT CCTGTGTGTACAGATGTACGACTGGTTTGACTACCACGGTCACATGTGTATCTCCTTTGAGCTGCTAGCTCTCAGCACCTTTGACTTTCTAAAGGAAAACAACTACCTACCCTACTCCATCGGTCAGGTCAGACACATGGCCTACcaactctgtctctctgtgaaaT tCCTACACGACAAtaagctgacacacacagacctaAAGCCTGAGAACATCCTGTTTGTCAACTCAGACTTCACCATGTCCTTCAATGTAGAAAAG AAGCGAGAGGAGCGGACAGTAAAGAGCACGGCGGTTCGGGTTGTGGACTTCGGGAGCGCCACTTTCGACCACGAGCACCACAGCACCATTGTGTCCACGCGGCATTACCGTGCACCCGAGGTCATACTAG aGCTGGGCTGGAGTCATCCCTGTGACGTGTGGAGCATCGGCTGTATCCTGTTTGAGTACTACCTGGGCTTCACCTTGTTTCAG ACTCACGACAACAGGGAGCATTTGTCCATGATGGAGAGAATCCTGGGACCAGTGCCATCCAGGATGATTCGTAAGACGAG GAAGCAGAAGTATTTCTACCGTGGCCGTCTGGACTGGGACGAGAGCTCCTCAGCAGGGAAATATGTCAGAGAAAACTGCAAACCTTTACGG CGGTACTTGCTGTCGGAGGCGGAGGAGCACCACCAGCTGTTTGACCTGATAGAAAGCATGCTGGAGTACGAGCCCACCAAGAGACTGGCGCTGGCCGACTCCCTCAAGCACCCTTTCTTTGAGAACGGGTCGGTTGGCGAGGCAGGCAGCAGCAAGAGCTGGGAGGGCAACCGGGACATCAGCCGGTGA
- the si:ch211-81a5.8 gene encoding uncharacterized protein si:ch211-81a5.8: MDSLMSLGAPLKHFTSCVSGKKPSTKRGVKGGQCVRRSSFTRRSSISVSRRRSLPCSSQKVPDSWLRLYQEELKRERKQQQAKLAKKNAQRPVRRTQFRSQHCLPRQTNCARKPAPVKDDSFFGAFQGLSLDELLGSSTSSPAAGGDQCKVM; the protein is encoded by the exons ATGGATTCCCTCATGTCGCTCGGTGCTCCTCTGAAGCACttcaccagctgtgtgtctggGAAAAAACCCTCCACTAAGAGAGGGGTCAAGGGCGGGCAGTGTGTCCGCAGGAGCAGCTTCACCCGCAGGAGCAGCATCAGCgtcagcaggaggagaagcCTGCCCTGCAGCAGCCAGAAAGTCCCCGACTCCTGGCTCAGATTGTaccaggaggagctgaagagggaGAG gaaacagcagcaggCCAAACTTGCCAAGAAGAATGCCCAGAGGCCGGTCAGGAGAACTCAGTTCAGGAGCCAACACTGCCTCCCAAGG CAGACCAACTGCGCCAGGAAGCCGGCCCCTGTGAAGGACGACTCCTTTTTCGGAGCGTTTCAGGGCCTCAGTCTGGACGAGCTGCTGGGGAGCAGCACTTCAtctcctgctgctggaggagatcaGTGCAAAGTCATGTGA